One Longimicrobium sp. genomic region harbors:
- a CDS encoding type II toxin-antitoxin system HicA family toxin gives MRKQIDVEAALRRKGFRQVDTHHRYFVYHTQAGLKSRIRTKTSHGRRELNTSLLAQMAKQCGVSRNEFLDLVDCPLDQKTYETKAAGSL, from the coding sequence ATGCGTAAGCAGATCGATGTAGAGGCGGCTCTCCGGCGGAAGGGATTTCGCCAGGTAGACACGCACCACCGCTACTTCGTCTACCACACCCAAGCAGGCCTCAAGTCCAGGATACGGACGAAAACGAGCCACGGTAGGCGGGAGCTCAACACATCGCTTCTTGCGCAGATGGCAAAGCAGTGCGGGGTTTCCCGGAACGAGTTTCTGGATCTTGTCGATTGCCCTCTCGACCAGAAAACGTACGAGACAAAGGCGGCGGGCAGCCTCTGA
- a CDS encoding SDR family oxidoreductase, producing MIATLRALNRHGHREIDGMLLNGKVALVTGASRGIGAAIARELAAHGAAVGVNYFQSPDAAGEVVSSIQAAGGRAVALAADVRDPHAVRAMADRLAEEFGGVDVLVNNALFNYRFDPVANPRFETMEWGGFQEQIDGTVRAAVNTCQAVLPHFRARGGGRIVNILTNLITHPVVQYHAYTTAKSALLGFSRNLAAELGPENVTVNMIAGGLIMTTAASEPTTPEVQEIVRGATPLRRLGEPHDIGRAVAALASDLMGFATGQYVALDGGLTMP from the coding sequence GTGATTGCCACGCTGCGGGCACTCAACCGCCACGGCCACAGGGAGATCGACGGGATGCTGCTGAACGGAAAGGTGGCGCTGGTAACCGGCGCCTCGCGGGGGATCGGCGCGGCGATCGCGCGGGAGCTGGCGGCGCACGGGGCCGCGGTGGGCGTCAACTACTTCCAGAGCCCCGATGCGGCGGGCGAGGTGGTGTCGTCCATCCAGGCGGCGGGCGGCCGGGCCGTGGCGCTGGCGGCAGACGTGCGCGATCCACACGCCGTCCGGGCGATGGCGGACCGGCTGGCGGAGGAGTTCGGCGGGGTGGACGTGCTCGTCAACAACGCGCTCTTCAACTACCGCTTCGATCCCGTCGCCAACCCGCGCTTCGAGACGATGGAGTGGGGGGGCTTCCAGGAGCAGATCGACGGCACCGTGCGCGCCGCCGTGAACACCTGCCAGGCCGTGCTTCCCCACTTCCGGGCGCGCGGCGGCGGGCGCATCGTGAACATCCTCACCAACCTCATCACCCATCCCGTGGTGCAGTACCACGCCTACACCACGGCCAAGAGCGCCCTGCTGGGCTTCAGCCGCAACCTGGCGGCGGAGCTGGGGCCGGAGAACGTCACCGTGAACATGATCGCGGGCGGGCTGATCATGACCACCGCGGCGTCGGAGCCCACCACCCCCGAGGTGCAGGAGATCGTGCGCGGCGCCACGCCCCTGCGCCGTCTGGGCGAGCCGCACGACATCGGCCGCGCGGTCGCGGCGCTGGCGTCGGACCTGATGGGCTTTGCCACGGGCCAGTACGTGGCGCTGGATGGCGGGCTGACGATGCCCTGA